A single genomic interval of Halomonas sp. GT harbors:
- a CDS encoding sigma-54-dependent transcriptional regulator has product MPRILIVEDEAIIRSALKRLLERHSYTVSEAGSVEEARELAPSEFDLVISDLRLPGDPGTALIEAAAPSPVLIMTSYASMRSAVDALKQGAVDYVAKPFDHTELLETVERILHKQSMQQGTPPDITDEGGGRQTMIGNCTAMQQVYTRIRKTAPADVTVLIQGESGTGKELVARAIHQQSKRAKAPLICVNCAAIPETLIESELFGHEKGAFTGASAARTGLVEAADGGTLFLDEIGELPLDAQARLLRVLQEGEIRKIGSVETRHVDVRLIAATHRDLRALSKSGEFRLDLYYRLNVMQIELPPLRDREEDVLKIADILLDKACKRHDRQGLRLSRASRQDLRDYPWPGNVRELENALERGVILAEGHLIHPDDLGLGPVTNRPHSSAGNGSALANESSTPNGDDDDLSLEDYFQHFVLEHQDQMSETELAQKLGISRKNLWERRQRLGIPRKKTARRPN; this is encoded by the coding sequence ATGCCCAGGATACTGATTGTTGAAGATGAAGCGATTATTCGCAGCGCTTTAAAGCGTTTACTCGAACGTCACAGCTACACCGTCAGCGAAGCGGGCAGCGTAGAAGAAGCACGAGAGCTGGCGCCTAGCGAATTTGATCTAGTGATTAGTGATCTGCGTCTGCCAGGTGATCCTGGCACCGCCTTAATTGAGGCCGCAGCACCCTCGCCAGTGCTAATTATGACCAGCTATGCCAGCATGCGCTCGGCAGTCGATGCACTTAAGCAAGGGGCTGTGGACTATGTTGCTAAACCATTTGATCATACCGAGCTTTTAGAAACCGTCGAGCGCATCCTGCATAAGCAGTCGATGCAGCAAGGCACGCCTCCGGATATCACTGATGAAGGAGGTGGGCGTCAAACGATGATCGGCAATTGCACGGCGATGCAGCAGGTTTACACGCGCATTCGCAAAACAGCCCCGGCAGACGTTACCGTGCTGATTCAAGGAGAATCCGGTACAGGTAAAGAGCTCGTCGCTCGAGCCATTCACCAGCAAAGCAAGCGTGCTAAAGCACCACTGATTTGTGTGAACTGCGCGGCAATACCTGAGACGCTGATTGAGTCAGAACTTTTTGGGCATGAGAAAGGGGCGTTTACCGGCGCTAGCGCTGCTCGAACGGGGTTGGTCGAAGCCGCCGACGGAGGCACACTATTTCTGGATGAAATTGGCGAATTGCCACTGGATGCCCAGGCGCGACTGTTACGCGTACTCCAGGAAGGTGAAATCCGCAAAATAGGCTCCGTCGAAACACGTCATGTGGACGTGCGCCTTATCGCCGCCACCCATAGGGACTTGCGTGCTCTGTCAAAAAGCGGGGAATTTCGACTAGATCTTTACTATCGCCTCAACGTTATGCAGATCGAACTACCACCGCTGCGCGACCGTGAAGAGGATGTATTGAAGATAGCCGATATCCTGCTAGATAAAGCGTGCAAACGTCATGACCGACAAGGGCTTCGTTTGTCACGAGCCTCCCGCCAGGATCTACGCGACTACCCCTGGCCAGGTAATGTACGAGAGCTTGAAAATGCGCTGGAGAGAGGTGTGATTCTCGCCGAAGGGCATTTGATTCACCCTGACGACTTAGGCCTGGGCCCTGTTACCAACCGACCTCACTCTTCTGCAGGTAACGGCTCCGCATTAGCAAATGAATCTTCAACGCCTAATGGGGATGACGACGATCTTTCCCTTGAGGATTATTTTCAGCATTTTGTGCTGGAACACCAAGATCAAATGAGCGAAACCGAGTTAGCCCAAAAACTGGGGATTAGCCGTAAAAATTTATGGGAACGGCGCCAGCGCTTAGGCATTCCACGTAAAAAAACCGCACGCCGCCCCAATTAG